In Gemmatimonadetes bacterium T265, one DNA window encodes the following:
- a CDS encoding sigma-54-dependent Fis family transcriptional regulator yields the protein MSPKLLIADDEQKSVVPLTAILEAEGYTVDSAVDGQKALDLLTGPGGDAYAVVLADQNMPKLDGMSLLTELRQRKHQAQVIMITGAGSVDLAVEAMRHGAYDFLEKPINLAKLKALIPKALERAQLQQKNEELETKLETYTRFGEMVGQSEPMQAVYQMIERVAPSTASVLILGESGTGKELVAHALHKKSDRAKGPFFALNCAALPKEILENELFGHEKGAFTGSTNEKPGAFEMASGGTIFLDEVAEMAPDIQVKLLRALESRMVRRLGGKKEIPVDIRIVAATNKDMEKAIADGELREDLFYRLAVVDIHLPPLRERGSDRQILAQEFLKRFAKLNGKQLDGFDAAALDWVNTYSWPGNVRELRNAVEKAVIMARGPKITVDDLVSRRHRVPADASATITVTLGPNSLPEARRQIVVKALAAVGGDVDRAAREAGLTVAEVRGELLAILERRGVGSTESADVVASSADAPAAPPLPPPVVLPDDAPSPVGKLTKAPVAARGRKSS from the coding sequence ATGTCGCCCAAACTCCTCATCGCCGACGACGAGCAGAAGTCGGTCGTCCCGCTCACCGCGATCCTGGAAGCCGAAGGCTACACGGTGGACAGCGCGGTGGACGGGCAGAAGGCGCTCGACCTGCTCACCGGCCCGGGCGGGGACGCGTACGCGGTGGTACTCGCCGACCAGAACATGCCCAAGCTCGACGGCATGTCGCTGCTCACCGAGCTGCGCCAGCGCAAGCACCAGGCCCAGGTCATCATGATCACGGGCGCGGGCTCGGTCGACCTCGCCGTCGAGGCGATGCGGCACGGGGCGTACGACTTCCTCGAGAAGCCGATCAACCTCGCCAAGCTCAAGGCGCTGATCCCGAAGGCGCTGGAGCGCGCGCAGCTCCAGCAGAAAAACGAGGAGCTCGAGACCAAGCTGGAGACGTACACGCGCTTCGGCGAGATGGTCGGGCAGAGCGAGCCGATGCAGGCCGTCTACCAGATGATCGAGCGCGTCGCCCCGTCGACGGCGTCGGTGCTCATCCTCGGCGAGAGCGGCACCGGCAAGGAGCTCGTCGCGCACGCGCTGCACAAGAAGAGCGACCGCGCGAAGGGGCCGTTCTTCGCCCTCAACTGCGCGGCCCTCCCCAAGGAGATCCTCGAAAACGAGCTGTTCGGCCACGAAAAGGGCGCGTTCACCGGCTCGACCAACGAAAAGCCGGGCGCGTTCGAGATGGCCTCCGGCGGGACGATCTTCCTCGACGAGGTCGCGGAGATGGCGCCCGACATCCAGGTCAAGCTCCTGCGCGCGCTCGAGTCGCGGATGGTCCGGCGGTTAGGCGGCAAGAAGGAGATCCCCGTCGACATCCGCATCGTCGCGGCGACCAACAAGGACATGGAGAAGGCGATCGCCGACGGCGAGCTGCGCGAGGACCTGTTCTACCGCCTCGCCGTCGTCGACATCCACCTGCCGCCGCTCCGCGAGCGCGGCAGCGACCGCCAGATCCTCGCGCAGGAGTTCCTCAAGCGCTTCGCCAAGCTCAACGGCAAGCAGCTCGACGGCTTCGACGCCGCCGCGCTCGACTGGGTCAACACGTACAGCTGGCCGGGCAACGTGCGCGAGCTGCGCAACGCGGTCGAGAAGGCGGTGATCATGGCCCGCGGTCCGAAGATCACGGTCGACGACCTCGTCTCGCGCCGGCACCGCGTCCCCGCCGACGCGAGCGCGACGATCACCGTGACGCTCGGGCCCAACAGCCTCCCCGAGGCGCGGCGGCAGATCGTCGTCAAGGCCCTCGCCGCCGTGGGCGGTGACGTCGACCGCGCCGCGCGCGAGGCCGGACTCACGGTGGCCGAGGTGCGCGGGGAGCTGCTCGCCATCCTCGAACGCCGCGGTGTCGGGAGTACGGAGTCGGCGGACGTTGTCGCCTCCTCCGCCGACGCCCCGGCGGCGCCGCCGCTCCCGCCGCCGGTCGTCCTGCCCGACGACGCGCCGTCCCCGGTCGGCAAGCTCACGAAGGCGCCGGTCGCGGCCCGCGGCCGCAAGTCGTCCTGA
- a CDS encoding aldolase produces the protein MTTQIAPEAASPEADYFPGAVTVRDGHVTVTDPSVLASDRLDPLVRAAVFAEGQEREYARWLLWEIGQAVGVRPASIYELYLARGRGEVHGFTVPAINVRAATYDTARAIFRTAVKMNAGAFILEIARSEIAYTDQRPAEYVSVLIAAALREGFRGPLFIQGDHFQVNAKKFAVDPKTEVDGVKQLATEAVHAGFYNIDIDTSTLVDLSYQSLDEQQRLNYETAVDLARHVRSLQPAGVTISLGGEIGEVGTQNSTPEELHAYMKGFNQVLSEVAPGTPGLAKISVQSGTSHGGTVLADGSIAAVNLDLNVLRDLGEVARREYGMAGAVQHGASTLPDSEFHQFPTVETAEIHLATNFQNMLYDHLPADLRREIYAWLDANAKDERKPTDTDDQFYYKARKKAIGPFKRRLWDLPADVKAQMAATYDEKFSFLFTQLAVGDTRPYVDRFVKAPHLHRQLPVGGRPAVEAAPDDADLSD, from the coding sequence ATGACCACCCAGATCGCCCCCGAGGCGGCCTCCCCCGAGGCGGACTACTTCCCCGGCGCCGTCACGGTCCGCGACGGGCACGTCACCGTCACGGACCCGTCGGTGCTCGCCAGCGACCGCCTCGACCCGCTCGTGCGCGCGGCGGTGTTCGCCGAGGGGCAGGAGCGCGAGTATGCGCGCTGGCTCCTCTGGGAGATCGGGCAGGCGGTCGGCGTCCGCCCCGCGTCGATCTACGAGTTGTACCTGGCGCGCGGCCGCGGCGAGGTGCACGGCTTCACGGTGCCGGCGATCAACGTGCGCGCGGCCACGTACGACACGGCGCGCGCGATCTTCCGCACCGCGGTGAAGATGAACGCCGGCGCGTTCATCCTCGAGATCGCGCGCTCCGAGATCGCCTACACCGACCAGCGCCCCGCCGAGTACGTCTCGGTCCTCATCGCGGCGGCGCTGCGCGAGGGGTTCCGCGGGCCGCTCTTCATCCAGGGCGACCACTTCCAGGTCAACGCGAAGAAGTTCGCCGTCGACCCGAAGACCGAGGTCGACGGCGTGAAGCAGCTCGCGACCGAGGCCGTGCACGCCGGCTTCTACAACATCGACATCGACACGTCGACGCTCGTCGACCTGTCGTACCAGTCGCTCGACGAGCAGCAGCGCCTGAACTACGAGACCGCCGTCGACCTCGCGCGGCACGTCCGGTCGCTGCAGCCGGCCGGGGTGACGATCTCGTTAGGCGGCGAGATCGGCGAGGTGGGGACGCAGAACTCGACGCCCGAGGAGCTGCACGCCTACATGAAGGGCTTCAACCAGGTGCTCTCGGAGGTCGCGCCGGGGACGCCGGGGCTCGCGAAGATCTCGGTGCAGAGCGGCACGTCGCACGGCGGCACCGTGCTCGCCGACGGCTCGATCGCCGCGGTCAACCTCGACCTCAACGTGCTCCGCGACCTCGGCGAGGTCGCGCGGCGCGAGTACGGGATGGCCGGCGCGGTGCAGCACGGCGCGTCCACACTCCCCGACTCCGAGTTCCACCAGTTCCCGACGGTCGAGACGGCGGAGATCCACCTCGCGACGAACTTCCAGAACATGCTGTACGACCACCTGCCGGCAGACCTCCGGCGGGAGATCTACGCGTGGCTCGACGCGAACGCGAAGGACGAGCGCAAGCCGACGGACACCGACGACCAGTTCTACTACAAGGCGCGCAAGAAGGCGATCGGCCCGTTCAAGCGCCGGCTGTGGGACCTGCCGGCGGACGTGAAGGCCCAGATGGCGGCGACGTACGACGAGAAGTTCTCGTTCCTCTTCACGCAGCTCGCGGTCGGCGACACCAGGCCGTACGTCGATCGGTTCGTCAAGGCGCCGCACCTGCACCGGCAGCTGCCCGTCGGCGGCCGGCCGGCCGTCGAGGCCGCGCCGGACGACGCGGACCTGAGCGACTGA
- the pgi gene encoding glucose-6-phosphate isomerase codes for MSISLDYTNMFLPGSVTDAEWTEITARFRDAHAAVEAKRARGELGFLDLPEDTALLAQTTTFAEQARGRYTDVLLLGIGGSALGPIALRTALRPPAWNTLSDAERDGYPRLHVLDNVDPDTITVTLDRLDLARTVVLVISKSGGTAETMAQYLLVRAALDAALGDRAKEHLVFVTDPEKGSLRPIAKAEGLAALDIPPNVGGRFSVLTPVGLLPAALLGVDVAGLLAGAADMRRRCDTPDLAANPGGVYAALQYLAASAHGKPVQVFMPYADPLRDFAAWFVQLWDESLGKIRPDGTHVGPTAVPALGTTDQHAQVQLFMEGPADKTITLVAVEGRTDRGRIPDLYKEVPDLAYLAGHTLGELLDVERRATAGALATRGRPNMTITLDAVDAWHVGGLMFLLEAATAYSGEFYGIDAFNQPGVELGKHFTYGMIGRPGFEQARAEFEQLPKADPKRRV; via the coding sequence ATGTCGATCTCGCTCGACTACACGAACATGTTCCTCCCCGGCTCGGTCACCGACGCCGAGTGGACGGAGATCACCGCCCGGTTCCGCGATGCCCACGCCGCCGTCGAGGCCAAGCGCGCCCGCGGCGAGCTCGGCTTCCTCGACCTGCCCGAAGACACGGCCCTCCTCGCGCAGACGACGACCTTCGCCGAGCAGGCCCGCGGCCGATACACCGACGTGCTGCTCCTGGGCATCGGCGGCTCGGCGCTCGGCCCGATCGCGCTCCGCACCGCGCTCCGCCCGCCGGCGTGGAACACGCTCTCCGACGCCGAGCGCGACGGCTACCCGCGGCTGCACGTGCTCGACAACGTCGACCCCGACACAATCACGGTCACGCTCGACCGCCTGGACCTCGCGCGCACGGTCGTGCTCGTGATCTCCAAGTCGGGCGGCACGGCCGAGACGATGGCGCAGTACCTGCTCGTCCGCGCCGCGCTCGACGCCGCGTTAGGCGACCGGGCGAAGGAGCACCTAGTGTTCGTCACCGACCCGGAAAAGGGCTCGCTCCGCCCGATCGCGAAGGCGGAGGGCCTCGCCGCGCTCGACATCCCGCCCAACGTCGGCGGGCGCTTCTCGGTGCTCACGCCCGTCGGCCTGCTCCCCGCCGCGCTGCTCGGCGTCGACGTCGCCGGCCTCCTCGCGGGCGCGGCCGACATGCGCCGCCGCTGCGACACGCCCGACCTCGCCGCGAACCCCGGCGGCGTCTACGCCGCGCTCCAGTACCTCGCCGCGAGCGCGCACGGCAAGCCGGTGCAGGTGTTCATGCCCTACGCCGACCCGCTCCGCGACTTCGCCGCCTGGTTCGTGCAGCTCTGGGACGAATCGTTAGGCAAGATCCGCCCCGACGGCACCCACGTCGGCCCGACCGCCGTCCCCGCGCTGGGGACCACCGACCAGCACGCGCAGGTGCAGCTCTTCATGGAAGGGCCGGCCGACAAGACGATCACCCTCGTCGCCGTCGAGGGGCGGACCGACCGCGGCCGGATCCCCGACCTGTACAAGGAGGTCCCCGACCTCGCCTACCTCGCCGGGCACACGCTCGGCGAGCTGCTCGACGTCGAGCGGCGCGCGACGGCCGGCGCGCTCGCGACGCGCGGACGGCCGAACATGACGATCACACTCGACGCGGTCGACGCGTGGCACGTCGGCGGGCTGATGTTCCTGCTCGAGGCGGCGACCGCGTACTCCGGCGAGTTCTACGGCATCGACGCGTTCAACCAGCCCGGCGTGGAGCTCGGCAAGCACTTCACCTACGGGATGATCGGCCGCCCCGGGTTCGAGCAGGCGCGCGCGGAATTCGAACAGCTGCCGAAGGCCGACCCGAAGCGGCGCGTGTAG
- a CDS encoding MBL fold metallo-hydrolase, which yields MRLTFLGTGTSFGIPQIGCGCAVCHSPDPRDRRSRVGALVETDAGRRILIDTPPELRLQLVAAGVGAVDAVLFTHDHADHTHGIDDLRAFSAATGRAVPAYASAETAAGLVRKFAYIFDDAMKALPGTYKPEGHLKLLEPWVPAEVAGEAVTPVVVPHGHARVFGYRIGPLGYVTDAKVLPDDAVRVLRGVRVLVLNALFHRPHPTHLSISEAVEAARRVGAARTYLTHLTHHTSHASLEDELPPDVRPAYDGLVVEV from the coding sequence GTGCGGCTCACCTTCCTCGGCACGGGCACGAGCTTCGGCATCCCGCAGATCGGCTGCGGCTGCGCGGTCTGCCACTCGCCCGACCCGCGCGACCGCCGCTCGCGGGTCGGCGCCCTCGTCGAGACCGACGCGGGGCGCCGCATCCTCATCGACACGCCGCCCGAACTGCGCCTGCAGCTCGTCGCGGCCGGCGTCGGTGCGGTCGACGCGGTGCTGTTCACGCACGACCACGCGGATCACACGCACGGGATCGACGACCTGCGCGCGTTCAGCGCGGCGACCGGGCGCGCCGTGCCCGCCTACGCGTCCGCGGAAACGGCGGCGGGGCTCGTGCGCAAGTTCGCCTACATCTTCGACGACGCGATGAAGGCGCTCCCGGGCACCTACAAGCCCGAAGGGCACCTGAAGCTCCTCGAACCCTGGGTGCCGGCCGAGGTCGCGGGCGAGGCGGTGACGCCCGTCGTCGTGCCGCACGGGCACGCGCGCGTCTTCGGCTACCGCATCGGCCCGTTAGGCTACGTGACCGACGCCAAGGTCCTCCCCGACGACGCCGTCCGCGTCCTGCGCGGCGTGCGCGTGCTCGTGCTCAACGCCCTCTTCCACCGCCCGCACCCGACGCACCTGAGCATCTCGGAGGCCGTCGAGGCCGCGCGGCGTGTCGGGGCCGCGCGGACCTACCTGACCCACCTCACGCATCACACGTCGCACGCGAGCCTCGAGGACGAACTGCCGCCCGACGTGCGGCCGGCGTACGACGGGCTCGTGGTCGAGGTGTGA
- a CDS encoding threonine aldolase, giving the protein MLSGMTYPDLVDLRSDTVTRPTPAMRRAMADAEVGDDVLDGDPTVRRLEARTCELLGKERALFFPSGTMANQAAVWLLAERGTEVLLDAGAHLVHWEHAGLAALAGVQIRPVPPAAGRLVFDAAALSAAVRPTSPHAPRASLVCAEDTHNGAGGVVTTPDALGGIAAVARAAGLPFHLDGARLWNAAVATNAEPAAFAAHADTVMVAFSKGLGAPVGAVLAGSAAAMRDAWVVRKRMGGGMRQVGILAAAALHGLDHHYPGLADDHARARAIADAVDGAGGATVVRPDTNIVMVDLPAPVAGDVAERAAEAGVRLSVWSPSRVRIVTHLDVDDAGARRAGDVVRRALEEALAPTLAGRYT; this is encoded by the coding sequence TTGCTTTCGGGCATGACGTACCCCGACCTGGTCGACCTGCGTAGCGACACCGTCACGCGTCCCACCCCGGCGATGCGCCGTGCGATGGCCGACGCGGAGGTCGGCGACGACGTCCTCGACGGCGACCCGACCGTCCGCCGCCTCGAAGCGCGAACGTGTGAGTTGCTCGGCAAGGAGCGCGCGCTCTTCTTCCCGAGCGGCACGATGGCCAACCAAGCCGCCGTCTGGCTCCTCGCGGAGCGCGGCACCGAGGTGCTGCTCGACGCCGGCGCGCATCTCGTGCATTGGGAGCACGCGGGGCTCGCCGCGCTCGCGGGCGTGCAGATCCGCCCCGTCCCCCCCGCCGCCGGTCGCCTCGTCTTCGACGCCGCCGCGCTCTCGGCCGCCGTCCGCCCGACGTCCCCGCACGCGCCCCGCGCTTCGCTCGTCTGCGCAGAGGACACGCACAACGGCGCGGGCGGCGTCGTCACCACGCCCGACGCCCTCGGGGGGATCGCCGCGGTCGCACGCGCGGCCGGGCTGCCGTTCCACCTCGACGGCGCGCGCCTCTGGAACGCCGCCGTCGCGACCAACGCGGAGCCCGCCGCGTTCGCCGCCCACGCCGACACGGTCATGGTCGCCTTCTCGAAAGGGCTCGGCGCGCCTGTCGGGGCGGTGCTCGCGGGGAGCGCGGCCGCGATGCGCGACGCGTGGGTCGTGCGCAAGCGCATGGGCGGCGGGATGCGGCAGGTGGGGATCCTCGCGGCCGCCGCGCTCCACGGGCTCGACCACCATTACCCCGGCCTCGCCGACGATCACGCCCGCGCCCGGGCCATCGCCGACGCGGTCGACGGCGCGGGCGGCGCAACCGTGGTTCGTCCGGACACCAACATCGTCATGGTCGACCTGCCCGCGCCGGTCGCGGGCGACGTGGCCGAGCGTGCCGCGGAGGCTGGCGTCCGCCTCTCGGTGTGGTCCCCGTCGCGGGTGCGCATAGTCACGCACCTCGACGTCGACGACGCGGGCGCACGGCGCGCCGGCGATGTCGTCCGGCGCGCGCTCGAGGAGGCGCTTGCCCCGACGTTGGCAGGCCGGTATACATAG